Proteins from one Nakamurella multipartita DSM 44233 genomic window:
- a CDS encoding peptidoglycan-binding domain-containing protein: protein MVDRARGAPHSRSSDPRRADSPAAGRPRAPEHRIAQLQRQVGNRVVTEYVRALNVQRVKEGDGPTNDIGIIQQQLNHVGASPRLAITGRFDAATTTATKAFQKKLIAEGVAGVTEDGIVDGITHTQLKTRAPSVVISATETVVDGPGATQVPSNPAAGTHAQLQVGAKGVAVKELQERLNNSGVAGAKLLVDGIFGPKTDAGLKTFQGTIPVAATGIADPATWTKLETAGAASQGHVEFDWLEEVEGVKNVGLRAGYDWKLSKTALAITLGITFHKKHKNVDTRIGQWLADIKEIWSTFKAVNDSDPKKKSMDLNFEAKRGPGHDVDVFQFDPKLPKKDRGQSRSDSGTWYTVDKRRSMAPHEFGHLIGLADEYNRIEEHYLQVTGEEPAVGNTAGLAADATKLAGDIKAQLPLTDKIAAPAATDDPGWGTSLAAVITPKLGTKQGGFSRFVAQEYGKANAGASVYTDIQKAFSDKGVTGFQANLSACVTPFLYSNKSLMGTMETTPAKGGGGKAAPAHEHPIEPRHIQPFVDLLAREWAMQTGKADKWRPERR from the coding sequence ATGGTCGACCGGGCCCGCGGCGCCCCCCACTCGCGCTCCTCCGACCCCCGCCGCGCCGATTCGCCGGCGGCTGGGCGACCGCGGGCGCCGGAGCACCGGATCGCCCAACTGCAACGGCAGGTCGGCAACCGGGTGGTCACCGAGTACGTGCGGGCCCTGAACGTGCAGCGGGTCAAGGAGGGCGATGGGCCGACCAACGACATCGGCATCATCCAGCAGCAGCTCAACCACGTCGGGGCCAGTCCGCGGCTGGCCATCACCGGCCGCTTCGACGCGGCCACCACCACGGCGACCAAGGCGTTCCAGAAGAAACTGATCGCCGAGGGCGTCGCCGGGGTGACCGAGGACGGGATCGTCGACGGGATCACCCACACCCAGCTCAAGACCCGGGCCCCTTCGGTGGTCATCAGCGCCACCGAGACGGTCGTCGACGGCCCCGGCGCCACCCAGGTCCCGTCGAACCCGGCCGCCGGCACGCACGCCCAGCTGCAGGTGGGGGCCAAGGGCGTCGCGGTCAAGGAGCTGCAGGAACGCCTGAACAACAGTGGGGTGGCCGGCGCGAAACTCCTGGTGGACGGCATCTTCGGACCCAAGACCGACGCCGGCCTCAAGACCTTCCAGGGCACCATCCCGGTCGCGGCCACCGGCATCGCCGACCCGGCCACCTGGACCAAGTTGGAGACGGCCGGGGCGGCCAGCCAGGGGCACGTCGAGTTCGACTGGCTGGAGGAGGTTGAGGGGGTCAAGAACGTCGGCCTGCGGGCCGGCTACGACTGGAAGCTGTCCAAGACCGCACTGGCCATCACCCTGGGCATCACCTTCCACAAGAAGCACAAGAACGTCGACACCCGGATCGGCCAATGGCTGGCCGACATCAAGGAGATCTGGAGCACCTTCAAGGCGGTCAACGACAGCGACCCCAAGAAGAAGTCGATGGACCTCAATTTCGAGGCCAAACGCGGTCCCGGGCACGACGTCGACGTGTTCCAGTTCGACCCGAAGCTGCCCAAGAAGGACCGCGGGCAGAGCCGATCGGACTCCGGCACCTGGTACACCGTGGACAAGCGCCGCTCGATGGCGCCGCACGAGTTCGGCCACCTGATCGGCTTGGCCGACGAGTACAACCGGATCGAAGAGCACTATCTGCAGGTGACCGGTGAGGAACCAGCCGTGGGCAACACCGCAGGGCTGGCCGCCGACGCCACCAAGCTGGCCGGCGACATCAAGGCTCAGCTCCCGTTGACCGACAAGATCGCCGCCCCGGCTGCGACCGACGACCCGGGTTGGGGCACCAGTCTGGCCGCGGTCATCACGCCCAAGCTGGGCACCAAACAGGGCGGTTTCTCCCGCTTCGTCGCCCAGGAGTACGGCAAGGCCAACGCCGGCGCCTCGGTCTACACCGACATCCAGAAGGCTTTCAGCGACAAGGGTGTCACGGGCTTTCAGGCCAACCTGTCGGCCTGCGTCACCCCGTTCCTGTACTCGAACAAGAGCCTGATGGGCACCATGGAGACCACCCCGGCCAAGGGGGGCGGGGGCAAGGCCGCGCCGGCGCACGAGCACCCGATCGAACCCCGGCACATCCAGCCCTTCGTCGATCTGCTGGCCCGGGAATGGGCGATGCAGACCGGCAAGGCCGACAAGTGGAGGCCGGAGCGCCGATGA
- a CDS encoding GNAT family acetyltransferase gives MQIRPFAIADTDPVIDLWHRCGLTRPWNDPHRDIARKLTVQPELFLVGELDDRIVASAMAGYDGHRGWVNYLAVDPDRRRAGLAGTLMAVIEADLRARGCPKLSLQVRAGNEQALGFYRSLGYADDRTVVLGKRLISDGADRPEENR, from the coding sequence ATGCAGATCCGTCCGTTCGCGATCGCCGACACCGACCCGGTGATCGACCTGTGGCACCGGTGCGGCCTGACCCGGCCCTGGAACGATCCGCACCGCGACATCGCCCGCAAGCTGACCGTGCAGCCGGAGCTGTTCCTGGTCGGCGAGCTCGACGACCGGATCGTGGCCAGTGCGATGGCCGGGTACGACGGCCACCGCGGCTGGGTCAACTATCTGGCCGTCGATCCGGACCGCCGGCGCGCCGGGCTGGCCGGCACGCTGATGGCCGTCATCGAGGCCGACCTGCGCGCGCGGGGGTGCCCCAAGCTCTCGTTGCAGGTACGGGCGGGCAACGAGCAGGCGCTCGGGTTCTACCGGTCGCTGGGGTACGCCGACGACCGGACGGTGGTGCTGGGCAAGCGACTGATCAGTGACGGAGCGGACCGGCCGGAGGAGAACCGATGA
- a CDS encoding tetratricopeptide repeat protein: MTVTMTTPTPAAAPAGKSIASLLGGGSPGSARRLADSGLWDRQRQFYQQQAQTLWGTAMVPHGITGNPRIAATYARLVVEFLRSVPAGSGRPHLVEFGAGSGRFAFLLVRALRALAPGLDFTYVATDFCADRVAGWAAHPSFHPLVDQGLIDFAVLDADRPGPLELLASGRTLDAGSLDGPVVGIANYVFDTLRHDSYAVCGGELHECRVTLPDLPPGAPASALGELTWDLADGPVVPPELSGVLQFYADTLDDTAVLVPTGGLRCLDFVSELTTGATCMLVADKGHCRPVELCSQPAPSVVPHGNGFSLMVNFDLLARVVRERGGVAVLPREPARSLVVAAFVRAGRDGGLDDPERFTAWVQDQLVDTGPDNYFTVRSLLGGGAAADLDTMLAGLRLSRFEPGLLIELLPRLLDVLPTTPDATRGEVERSLLQLWDNWFPIGEPIDMALCLGLAFSAMDRFARAVDFLELSVKEHPDSAPAAFAMGVARRGLRDLRAAREWAQRAVTLEPGFGQARVLRAVLDEELDTPLDSSLVTPLDTPLVTGRGR; this comes from the coding sequence ATGACCGTGACCATGACGACACCAACCCCGGCCGCGGCCCCGGCCGGCAAGTCGATCGCCTCGCTGCTGGGGGGCGGTTCGCCCGGCTCGGCCCGCCGGCTGGCCGACTCGGGTCTGTGGGATCGTCAGCGGCAGTTCTACCAGCAGCAGGCCCAAACCCTGTGGGGCACCGCGATGGTGCCGCACGGCATCACCGGCAATCCCCGTATCGCCGCCACCTACGCCCGGCTCGTCGTCGAGTTCCTGCGCAGCGTGCCGGCCGGCTCGGGCCGGCCCCACCTGGTCGAATTCGGTGCCGGCTCGGGGCGTTTCGCCTTCCTACTGGTGCGGGCGCTGCGCGCGCTCGCCCCTGGGCTGGATTTCACCTATGTGGCCACCGATTTCTGCGCCGACCGGGTCGCCGGGTGGGCCGCGCACCCCTCGTTCCATCCGTTGGTGGACCAGGGCCTGATCGACTTCGCCGTCCTGGACGCGGACCGGCCGGGCCCGTTGGAGCTGCTGGCCTCCGGGCGCACCCTGGACGCCGGGTCGCTGGACGGGCCGGTCGTCGGTATCGCCAACTACGTCTTCGACACGCTGCGCCACGACAGCTACGCGGTCTGCGGTGGCGAGCTGCACGAATGCCGGGTCACCCTTCCCGACCTGCCCCCAGGCGCCCCGGCGTCCGCCCTGGGCGAGTTGACCTGGGACCTCGCGGACGGCCCGGTGGTTCCCCCGGAGCTGTCCGGCGTCCTGCAGTTCTACGCCGACACCCTGGATGACACCGCCGTTCTCGTGCCGACCGGCGGGTTGCGTTGCCTGGACTTCGTGTCCGAGCTGACGACGGGGGCGACCTGCATGCTGGTCGCCGACAAGGGCCATTGCCGCCCGGTGGAGCTGTGTTCGCAGCCGGCCCCCTCCGTGGTACCGCACGGGAACGGGTTTTCGCTGATGGTCAACTTCGACCTGCTGGCCCGCGTGGTCCGCGAGAGGGGCGGGGTGGCGGTGCTGCCCCGGGAGCCGGCCCGCAGCCTGGTGGTGGCGGCCTTCGTCCGCGCCGGTCGCGACGGCGGACTGGACGATCCGGAACGGTTCACCGCCTGGGTGCAGGACCAGCTGGTGGACACCGGCCCGGACAACTACTTCACCGTCCGGTCGCTGCTCGGCGGCGGCGCGGCCGCCGATCTGGACACGATGCTGGCCGGCCTGCGACTGTCCCGGTTCGAGCCGGGCCTGCTGATCGAGCTGCTGCCGCGCCTGCTGGATGTGCTGCCGACCACGCCCGACGCGACCCGCGGCGAGGTCGAACGATCCCTGCTGCAGCTGTGGGACAACTGGTTCCCGATCGGCGAACCCATCGACATGGCGCTGTGTTTGGGCCTGGCGTTCTCGGCGATGGACCGGTTCGCCCGCGCGGTGGATTTCCTGGAGCTCTCGGTCAAGGAGCATCCGGACAGCGCCCCGGCGGCGTTCGCCATGGGCGTGGCCCGGCGCGGGTTGCGGGACCTGCGGGCGGCCCGGGAGTGGGCCCAGCGGGCGGTGACCCTGGAACCGGGATTCGGGCAGGCCAGGGTCTTGCGAGCGGTCCTGGACGAGGAGCTCGACACCCCACTCGACTCCTCACTCGTCACCCCACTTGACACCCCACTGGTCACTGGACGGGGACGCTGA
- a CDS encoding metallophosphoesterase family protein, with product MPEGTLELVVVADTHVPNRARDLPAPLWAAIEAADVVIHAGDWVTPALLNQVEARSRRLVGVWGNNDGPELRRRLPEVARVSLGGLRVAVVHETGGRDGRERRAEQAFPDTDLLIFGHSHIPWDTVSPSGLRLLNPGSPTDRRRQPFCTYLTARVGDAALTEVTLHRLPPRPASGHRSG from the coding sequence ATGCCTGAGGGCACCCTCGAGCTGGTCGTGGTGGCCGACACCCACGTTCCGAACCGGGCCCGTGATCTGCCCGCCCCGCTCTGGGCGGCCATCGAGGCGGCCGACGTGGTGATCCACGCCGGGGACTGGGTCACCCCGGCCCTGCTGAACCAGGTCGAGGCCCGCAGCCGTCGGCTGGTCGGGGTGTGGGGCAACAACGACGGCCCGGAGCTGCGCCGGCGGTTGCCCGAGGTCGCGCGGGTGAGCCTGGGCGGCCTGCGGGTGGCGGTCGTGCACGAGACCGGCGGCCGGGACGGACGGGAACGCCGGGCCGAGCAGGCCTTCCCCGACACCGATCTGCTGATCTTCGGCCACAGCCACATTCCGTGGGACACGGTCTCGCCCAGCGGGCTGCGGCTGCTCAATCCGGGTTCGCCGACCGACCGCCGGCGGCAACCGTTCTGCACGTACCTGACCGCCCGGGTCGGGGACGCCGCCCTGACCGAGGTCACCCTGCACCGGCTCCCGCCCCGACCGGCGTCCGGCCACCGGTCGGGGTGA
- a CDS encoding class I SAM-dependent methyltransferase: MTDWDGAGYERISGLQRRLARATLGQLSLAGDERVLDVGCGDGYITRAIAARLPGGSVLGLDASPRMIAAARSHADPPGARVAFEVGDVLGLTAVDEFDVVVSFNALHWVADQVAALTAIGRATRPAGRVVVQQVCAGPRRSLEATAMAVCHTQAWSAFFSGFGAPFVHVDPRRYADLAAAAGLRVTDQQVEDIRWDFGSRAAFTDWCTVGFADWTGRLPPDRVADWVQAVVEAYQQQVGEPGVFRFLQLRAELVPSTIRGSGT; this comes from the coding sequence GTGACCGATTGGGACGGGGCCGGCTACGAGCGGATCAGCGGCCTGCAGCGCCGGCTGGCCCGGGCCACGCTCGGGCAGCTGTCGTTGGCCGGCGACGAGCGGGTGCTCGACGTGGGCTGCGGAGACGGGTACATCACCCGGGCGATCGCGGCCCGGCTCCCCGGCGGCTCGGTGCTCGGGCTGGATGCCTCGCCGCGGATGATCGCGGCCGCCCGCTCGCACGCCGACCCGCCCGGCGCCCGGGTCGCGTTCGAGGTCGGCGACGTGCTCGGATTGACCGCCGTCGACGAGTTCGACGTGGTGGTCTCGTTCAACGCCCTGCACTGGGTGGCCGACCAGGTCGCGGCCCTCACCGCGATCGGCCGGGCCACCCGGCCGGCCGGGCGGGTGGTCGTCCAGCAGGTCTGCGCCGGCCCGCGCCGCAGCCTGGAGGCGACCGCGATGGCGGTGTGCCACACCCAGGCGTGGTCGGCCTTCTTCTCCGGCTTCGGGGCGCCGTTCGTGCATGTCGACCCGCGGCGGTACGCCGATCTCGCGGCAGCCGCCGGACTGCGGGTGACCGATCAACAGGTGGAGGACATCCGGTGGGATTTCGGCTCGCGGGCGGCGTTTACCGACTGGTGCACCGTCGGTTTCGCCGACTGGACCGGGCGGTTGCCGCCGGATCGGGTGGCCGACTGGGTGCAGGCGGTGGTCGAGGCGTACCAGCAGCAGGTCGGCGAGCCCGGCGTCTTCCGGTTCCTGCAGCTGCGGGCGGAACTCGTGCCGTCGACGATCAGGGGCTCGGGAACGTGA
- a CDS encoding M23 family metallopeptidase — MQRRRPRTAPAGGLALGAVVLLALTACSGGSGGSASSSPPPSSVSPSATAGADAPTRTDAPEQFTPVVMDVMSTPRWFRGTDGQVHLVYELRLTNAFPIPATVTRAVVRDADSGTVLQTLSGDPLTASMSLLTSGSQPTTELATATTGVIWFDVPLADPSAVPARIDHELTVTVPPGLPVPETITSTGAPADVDVDAPTVIGAPLAGTGWFAVGSCCDGPHRRTAQPITNQLWVSQRFAIDFNKINDQGYLAVGDRSKNESWPTYDQPVLAVADAKVTIAQDGLPDQTPQAPTPVTIEEADGNHVILQLADGVYAFYAHLKPGSVSVQAGDRVTKGQVIGRTGNSGSSTGSHLHFQLMDRPSALAADGLPYVFDSFTVTGRGPALDELMATDPATTPVVLDPATAGPRTDELPLGRDVVTFPSP; from the coding sequence ATGCAGCGTCGCCGACCGAGAACGGCACCGGCCGGTGGCCTTGCCCTGGGCGCGGTGGTCCTGCTCGCCCTGACCGCCTGCTCCGGCGGTTCCGGCGGTTCCGCCTCCAGTTCGCCGCCCCCGTCGTCGGTCTCGCCCTCGGCCACCGCCGGGGCCGACGCCCCGACCCGGACCGATGCCCCCGAGCAGTTCACCCCGGTGGTGATGGACGTGATGTCCACCCCCCGCTGGTTCCGCGGCACCGACGGTCAGGTTCACCTGGTCTACGAACTCCGGCTGACCAACGCCTTCCCCATCCCGGCCACGGTGACCCGGGCGGTCGTTCGCGACGCCGATTCCGGGACGGTCCTGCAGACCCTGTCCGGCGATCCGCTCACCGCGTCGATGTCGTTGCTGACCAGCGGGTCCCAGCCGACCACCGAGCTGGCCACGGCCACCACCGGGGTCATCTGGTTCGACGTGCCCCTGGCCGACCCGTCCGCGGTGCCGGCCCGGATCGACCATGAGCTCACGGTCACCGTGCCGCCCGGGCTCCCGGTGCCCGAGACGATCACCTCGACCGGGGCGCCGGCCGACGTCGACGTCGATGCGCCGACGGTGATCGGTGCCCCGCTGGCGGGCACCGGCTGGTTCGCCGTCGGTAGCTGCTGCGACGGACCGCACCGGCGGACGGCCCAGCCGATCACCAACCAGCTATGGGTCTCCCAACGGTTCGCCATCGACTTCAACAAGATCAACGACCAGGGTTACCTGGCCGTCGGCGACCGGTCCAAGAACGAGAGCTGGCCGACCTATGACCAGCCGGTGCTGGCCGTCGCCGACGCCAAGGTGACGATCGCCCAGGACGGACTGCCCGACCAGACGCCGCAGGCGCCGACGCCGGTCACCATCGAGGAGGCCGACGGCAACCACGTCATCCTCCAGCTGGCCGACGGCGTCTACGCCTTCTACGCCCACCTCAAACCGGGCTCGGTGAGCGTGCAGGCCGGGGACCGGGTCACCAAGGGCCAGGTGATCGGCCGAACCGGCAACTCGGGCAGCTCGACCGGGTCGCACCTGCACTTCCAGCTGATGGACCGGCCTTCGGCGTTGGCCGCGGACGGACTGCCATACGTGTTCGACAGCTTCACCGTCACCGGTCGCGGTCCGGCCCTGGACGAGCTGATGGCCACCGATCCGGCCACCACCCCGGTCGTCCTCGACCCGGCCACCGCCGGGCCGCGGACCGACGAGCTGCCGCTGGGCCGGGACGTGGTCACGTTCCCGAGCCCCTGA
- a CDS encoding IS110 family RNA-guided transposase — translation MSLPECDFYVGIDWAAETHAVCVQNATGRITAEFTIEHTADGFATLLARLGRLADDPMQVTVAIERPDGRLVDALLEAGYPVVPVSPNAIKTWRDGEVLSGAKSDAGDAAVIAEYLRLRSHRLRPATPFTAQTKAVRTVVRTRDDIVAMRTAATNQLTALLDAHWPGATKVFADIESPIALEFLTRYPTAKHAAGLGEKRMAAFCVKHGYSGRRPAAELLTRLRAAPAGTTDPDLVEAVRDAVLALVAVLRTLGAVRKDLDRSVTAHLGEHPDAAIFTSLPRSGQINAAQVLAEWGDSRQAYDSPDAVAALAGLTPVTKASGKYHAVHFRWACNKRFRKAMTTFADNSRHQSPWAAEVYRRAIQRGHDHPHAVRVLARAWVRVIYRCWLDRQPYDPARHGNANKINSGQLAA, via the coding sequence TTGTCCCTGCCTGAATGCGATTTCTACGTCGGTATCGACTGGGCCGCCGAAACGCACGCCGTCTGCGTGCAGAACGCCACCGGAAGGATCACCGCCGAGTTCACGATCGAGCACACCGCCGACGGTTTCGCGACCCTGCTCGCGCGTCTGGGCCGGTTGGCCGACGACCCGATGCAGGTCACGGTCGCGATCGAACGGCCCGACGGCCGGCTTGTCGACGCGCTGCTCGAGGCCGGCTACCCGGTGGTGCCGGTCAGCCCGAACGCGATCAAGACCTGGCGGGACGGTGAGGTGCTCTCCGGCGCCAAGTCCGACGCCGGCGACGCCGCCGTCATCGCCGAGTACCTGCGGTTGCGGTCGCACCGGCTGCGGCCGGCCACCCCGTTCACCGCGCAGACCAAGGCGGTTCGGACGGTCGTGCGCACCCGAGACGACATCGTGGCCATGCGGACCGCCGCGACGAACCAGCTGACCGCCCTGCTCGATGCCCACTGGCCCGGCGCCACCAAGGTTTTCGCCGATATCGAGTCGCCGATCGCGTTGGAGTTCCTGACCCGGTACCCGACCGCCAAACACGCCGCCGGCCTCGGCGAGAAGCGCATGGCCGCGTTCTGCGTCAAGCACGGCTACTCCGGTCGCCGCCCGGCCGCGGAGCTGCTGACCCGGCTGCGGGCTGCGCCGGCCGGCACCACCGACCCCGACCTGGTCGAGGCCGTCCGGGACGCCGTGCTCGCGCTGGTGGCCGTGCTGCGCACCCTCGGCGCGGTCCGCAAGGACCTGGACCGGTCGGTGACCGCCCACCTCGGGGAGCACCCGGACGCCGCGATCTTCACGTCGCTGCCAAGGTCGGGTCAGATCAACGCCGCCCAGGTGCTCGCCGAGTGGGGCGACTCCCGCCAAGCCTACGACTCGCCCGACGCCGTCGCGGCGTTGGCCGGCCTGACCCCGGTCACCAAAGCGTCCGGTAAATATCATGCCGTGCATTTCCGCTGGGCCTGCAACAAAAGGTTCCGCAAAGCGATGACCACGTTCGCCGACAACAGTCGCCACCAAAGCCCGTGGGCCGCCGAGGTCTACCGCAGAGCTATCCAACGCGGGCACGACCACCCGCACGCCGTCCGGGTCCTGGCCCGCGCCTGGGTGCGCGTGATCTACCGCTGCTGGCTCGACCGGCAGCCTTACGACCCGGCCAGGCACGGCAACGCGAACAAGATCAACAGCGGGCAACTTGCGGCCTGA
- a CDS encoding SRPBCC family protein: MEHERIEREIFIEASPEIVFDVLSSPEHLRQWWPDDAEYEPTPGSNGRIVFGDADAGGATGFAVMDAQPPRLFSFRWTQPVGTAAEVGNSLLVTFELTPTTGGTRLRMTETGFRDMSWDAATLETQYAEHQHGWDYFLPRLAPYVARLAARS, from the coding sequence ATGGAGCACGAGCGCATCGAGCGAGAGATCTTCATCGAAGCATCGCCGGAGATCGTCTTCGACGTGCTCAGCAGCCCGGAGCACCTGCGGCAGTGGTGGCCCGACGACGCCGAGTACGAGCCCACGCCCGGATCCAACGGCCGGATAGTGTTCGGTGACGCCGACGCCGGCGGCGCGACCGGGTTCGCCGTCATGGACGCCCAGCCGCCCCGGCTGTTCTCGTTCCGCTGGACGCAGCCGGTCGGCACCGCTGCCGAGGTCGGCAACTCCCTGCTGGTCACCTTCGAACTGACCCCCACCACCGGCGGCACCAGGCTCCGGATGACCGAGACCGGCTTCCGCGACATGAGTTGGGACGCGGCGACTCTGGAGACGCAGTACGCGGAGCACCAGCATGGGTGGGACTACTTCCTGCCCCGGCTGGCCCCGTACGTCGCCCGCCTGGCGGCCCGGTCGTGA
- a CDS encoding MFS transporter, with protein MLRSPGMPALIAMSLLGFTSFFLTLSALPLWAVDQGVPEALAGLVTTVMLVATVGCQVLVPAAVRLIGQPATLAVGLFALGAPTPLLLLSDQLGWLLAVSAVRGLGFAILTVLTPLVATQIAPPGSHGRAIGLYGLAVAVPNVAAVPLAVALTDAGHFPVVAGLGAVPVLAIPLVRRFPPPPPARPRQAGRARLPVASLAGILGLLLALTLSGGGIFAIVPVQLNESGAVVTWALLLLGVTSALARWRAGSLADRAGPARLLPACAVVGVLGLGLLGWGAAGTGAGPGALVVLGAAIFGLAYGGAQNLTLLLSFDLAGPDRRTPASAAWNATYDAGTAIGALLIGAVAAGSSLTVAMLGCAGLVVVTAVVAVVSARGRA; from the coding sequence ATGCTGCGCAGTCCTGGAATGCCCGCGCTCATCGCCATGAGCCTGCTGGGGTTCACGTCCTTCTTCCTCACCCTGTCCGCGTTGCCGCTGTGGGCGGTGGATCAGGGCGTGCCGGAGGCGCTGGCCGGGCTCGTCACCACGGTGATGCTGGTCGCCACCGTCGGCTGCCAGGTGCTGGTCCCGGCCGCGGTACGGCTGATCGGTCAGCCGGCCACCCTGGCGGTCGGCCTGTTCGCCCTGGGTGCGCCCACTCCCCTGCTGCTGCTCAGCGACCAGCTCGGCTGGTTGCTGGCCGTCTCGGCGGTGCGCGGGCTGGGCTTTGCGATCCTGACCGTGCTCACCCCGCTGGTGGCCACCCAGATCGCCCCGCCCGGCAGTCACGGCCGGGCCATCGGGCTGTACGGGCTGGCCGTCGCGGTGCCGAACGTGGCCGCGGTGCCGTTGGCGGTGGCGCTCACCGACGCCGGACATTTCCCGGTGGTCGCCGGGCTGGGGGCGGTGCCGGTGCTGGCGATCCCGCTGGTGCGCCGGTTTCCGCCGCCGCCGCCCGCCCGGCCCCGCCAGGCCGGCCGGGCCCGGCTGCCGGTGGCCTCGTTGGCCGGCATCCTGGGCCTGCTGCTGGCCCTGACCCTGTCCGGCGGCGGCATTTTCGCGATCGTGCCGGTGCAGCTGAACGAGTCGGGGGCGGTGGTGACCTGGGCCTTGCTGCTGCTGGGGGTGACCTCCGCGCTGGCCCGCTGGCGGGCCGGCAGCCTGGCCGACCGGGCCGGCCCGGCCCGGCTGCTGCCGGCGTGCGCGGTGGTCGGCGTCCTCGGGTTGGGGTTGTTGGGCTGGGGGGCCGCCGGGACCGGCGCTGGGCCGGGTGCCCTGGTCGTGCTCGGCGCGGCGATCTTCGGACTGGCCTACGGCGGCGCCCAGAACCTGACCCTGCTGCTGAGTTTCGATCTGGCCGGCCCCGACCGGCGAACCCCGGCGAGTGCCGCCTGGAACGCGACGTACGACGCCGGGACGGCGATCGGCGCCCTGCTGATCGGGGCCGTGGCCGCCGGGTCGAGTCTGACCGTGGCCATGCTCGGCTGCGCCGGTCTGGTCGTGGTGACGGCGGTGGTCGCCGTCGTCTCGGCGCGCGGCCGGGCCTGA
- a CDS encoding HAD hydrolase family protein, translating to MGTGSSTTRRAVFLDFDGTYADHGVVPDAHVAAVRAARATGHLVFLCTGRPRSMVAPEVLVEFDGLVAAAGGYVEIDGAVLSDQRFPPELGARLVRLLDEHDVAYLLETPEAVYGPPGVDRRLADLLRRHLRASGHEGPRDILDALRMAPELTEVRFGKVTCFDSPEPVASLAAQAGPEIGALPSSIPDMGESAGELYLTWVHKAVGIEVVVAHLGLTREQVIAAGDGLNDLEMLEYAGVGVAIEGSDPRVLAAATHVAAGPQQAGLAVAFAELGLTGEPVVG from the coding sequence GTGGGAACCGGGTCATCGACAACGCGCCGAGCGGTCTTTCTGGACTTCGACGGCACCTACGCCGACCACGGAGTGGTCCCGGACGCGCACGTCGCGGCCGTTCGCGCCGCCCGCGCGACCGGGCACCTGGTGTTCCTGTGCACCGGCCGGCCGCGGTCGATGGTGGCGCCCGAGGTGCTGGTCGAATTCGACGGCCTGGTGGCGGCGGCCGGCGGCTACGTCGAGATCGACGGGGCGGTGCTCAGCGACCAGCGGTTCCCGCCCGAACTCGGCGCCCGGCTGGTGCGCCTGCTCGACGAGCACGACGTCGCGTACCTGCTGGAGACGCCGGAGGCCGTGTACGGGCCGCCCGGCGTGGATCGCCGGCTGGCCGACCTGTTGCGCCGGCACCTGCGGGCCTCCGGCCATGAGGGTCCCCGGGACATCCTCGACGCGCTGCGCATGGCGCCCGAGCTGACCGAGGTCCGGTTCGGCAAGGTCACCTGCTTCGACTCGCCCGAGCCGGTCGCCTCGCTGGCCGCGCAGGCCGGTCCGGAGATCGGTGCGCTACCCAGTTCGATCCCGGACATGGGCGAGTCGGCCGGTGAGCTGTATCTGACCTGGGTGCACAAGGCGGTCGGCATTGAAGTCGTCGTCGCGCACCTGGGGCTGACCCGCGAGCAGGTCATCGCGGCGGGCGACGGTCTCAACGACCTGGAGATGCTCGAGTACGCCGGTGTCGGCGTGGCCATCGAGGGCAGCGACCCCCGGGTGCTGGCCGCGGCCACCCACGTCGCGGCCGGACCCCAGCAGGCGGGCCTGGCCGTGGCCTTCGCCGAGCTCGGACTGACGGGCGAGCCCGTCGTCGGCTGA
- a CDS encoding YbjN domain-containing protein, translated as MYREMLSFLSGDDWPVAPGEYDGLPCIDTRFIGTDAAWDCRAHPYDPFGQLAFESILPLTVAAEHRAAVLELVARTNWRLLTGAFQVDLNTGAVLFRTMIFLSHGGELTPELCRGLVYSNVLTVDRCLAEFTAVAGGALVDGAFERLAL; from the coding sequence ATGTACCGGGAGATGCTGTCCTTCCTGTCCGGTGACGACTGGCCGGTCGCACCCGGCGAGTACGACGGGCTGCCCTGCATCGACACCCGTTTCATCGGCACCGATGCCGCCTGGGACTGCCGGGCCCACCCGTACGACCCGTTCGGGCAGCTGGCGTTCGAGTCGATCCTGCCGCTCACGGTGGCCGCGGAGCACCGGGCGGCCGTGCTGGAGCTGGTGGCCCGGACGAACTGGCGGCTGCTGACCGGGGCGTTCCAGGTCGACCTGAACACCGGCGCGGTGCTGTTCCGGACGATGATCTTCCTCTCGCACGGGGGTGAGCTGACCCCCGAGCTGTGCCGTGGGCTGGTCTACAGCAACGTGCTCACCGTTGACCGGTGTCTGGCCGAGTTCACCGCGGTCGCCGGTGGGGCCTTGGTGGACGGGGCCTTCGAACGGCTGGCTCTTTAG